The Chiloscyllium punctatum isolate Juve2018m chromosome 27, sChiPun1.3, whole genome shotgun sequence DNA segment ATCTGCACTTGAATTAAGTTAGGATGCCATCCACATTTCAGACTACTTCCACCATTACAATAATATGAAACATTGCTTAGTTCATAGATGTGACTTCTTTAAAAAGACTTCTAACTTAAGCTCAAAGAATAAAATCGACAACTGCAAGAACATTTCAAACTCTCAACTGCACCTTTCTGAAATCTTTGTTACAAAACATTATCTCTCCCCACAGTATCTAGCTACATACCAATTTCTGATGGTGTaaacattcttggaaatcttCCAATTCAAGTTTACATTCCTTCGTGGCTCTGATCTTCCCAATTCCATGTGCACATTCAATCCACTCCTTCTCAAATACATGGCAACGAGCTGGGCGGTGATTAGGTTGTACGCCACTTTGGATCAGCAACCATTTGTCAATATCGATACCTATTTTTTCTTGAAGATTAATCAACGGCATGGCTGAGAGCCTGGAAGCACAGGATACTCAGGAATTAACTGATGGAAGTAAACATGGTATTATAATTGATGCAATCTccaagcaggagaaagtgaggactgtggatgctggagatcagagttgaaaatgtgttgctggaaaagcgcagcaggtcaggcagcatccaaggagcaggagaatcgacgtttcgggaatgagcCAAAGAAGaactcatgcccgaaatgttgattctcctgctctttggatgctgcctgacctgctgcgcttttccagcaacacattttcagcaatctCCAAGCAGTAGGCTTGGATCACACAGAGTGGGAGAAGAATCTcggtttttaaaaaaactcattcAGGACACATTAGtgttactggctgggccaacatttattaccaaGCTGTAACTACCTTCAAGagatggtggtgagctatctCCTCGAACCTCTACAATCCATATGTGTTGGTCATCCACAATGCTGTGTGAAGGACTTCTAGAAGTTTAACACAGT contains these protein-coding regions:
- the ndufs5 gene encoding NADH dehydrogenase [ubiquinone] iron-sulfur protein 5, giving the protein MPLINLQEKIGIDIDKWLLIQSGVQPNHRPARCHVFEKEWIECAHGIGKIRATKECKLELEDFQECLHHQKLHKRLRDIKMQKEKLMKEGKYTPPDHHTGNDEQRP